A window from Parambassis ranga chromosome 13, fParRan2.1, whole genome shotgun sequence encodes these proteins:
- the LOC114445184 gene encoding myelin-oligodendrocyte glycoprotein-like, with translation MKVLVLCVILLQGSQHVSAVELYEGDSVLLPCDFYTFDLDNPTVVWSREDLRPSTVHQRQLEGDELTEQNQAYRGRTSMIADALDSGDLTLNLTNLQLSDSGSYTCTVRVPTDELKITDVQLQVKERFPTWAIVLLVLLVLVLAVSGGLLFHFRHYFMSVYKVEVESGVKSVQLPCKTTAHLPVDAKVEWTDGDNRKVHVYENGSDRPADQHQDYRNRTKMKKNPLRTGDLSLTLRHPTGGDNNTYTCTVYNKEGDILMKNQVILDVRGGEIYSYE, from the exons ggtCCCAGCATGTCTCAGCTGTGGAGCTGTATGAGGGGGACTCTGTCCTGCTGCCCTGTGACTTTTACACTTTTGACCTGGACAACCCCACAGTGGTGTGGAGCCGTGAAGACCTCCGTCCTTCAACCGTCCACCAGCGTCAGCTGGAAGGAGACGAGCTGACGGAGCAGAACCAGGCTTACAGAGGACGAACGTCCATGATCGCTGACGCTCTGGATTCTGGAGACCTGACCCTGAACCTGACCAACCTCCAACTGTCTGACAGCGGCAGCTACACCTGCACCGTCAGAGTGCCAACAGATGAGTTGAAAATAACTGACGTAcagctgcaggtcaaag AAAGATTTCCAACCTGGGCCATAgtcctcctggtcctcctggtcctggtcctggctgTCTCTGGGGGTCTCTTGTTTCATTTCCGGCACTATTTCATGTCAG tcTACAAGGTGGAGGTGGAATCTGGGGTGAAGTCTGTCCAGCTGCCCTGCAAAACCACAGCTCACCTGCCTGTAGACGCTAAAGTGGAGTGGACAGACGGAGACAACAGGAAGGTCCACGTGTATGAGAACGGCTCTGACCGACCTGCAGACCAGCACCAGgattacagaaacagaacaaagatgaagaaaaaccCGCTGAGaactggagacctcagtctgaccctgagacacccCACAGGTGGAGACAACAacacctacacctgcaccgtCTACAACAAGGAGGGAGACATCCTGATGAAGAATCAAGTGATACTTGATGTCAGAGGgg GTGAGATCTACTCATATGAATGA